One part of the Sneathia vaginalis genome encodes these proteins:
- the pyrH gene encoding UMP kinase: protein MKYKRILLKLSGEALAGKKEFGYDEDVLLSFAKQIKELHDNGVQVAIVIGGGNIFRGLSGQQYGVDRATGDTMGMLATIMNGLAMQNFIEVLGIPTRVLTSISMPEVAEPYIRRRAIRHLEKGRVVIFSAGTGMPYFTTDSGGAIRAIEIHADVLAKGTKVDGIYDKDPVKYSDAVKYSEVSYDEAIVKNLKVMDATALSLCKENSMPIIVFDALTEGNMLKLVQGEKIGTVVK from the coding sequence ATGAAGTATAAAAGAATACTACTAAAACTTAGTGGTGAAGCCTTAGCAGGTAAAAAAGAATTTGGATATGATGAAGATGTCTTATTGAGTTTTGCAAAACAAATTAAGGAATTACATGATAATGGAGTACAAGTCGCAATAGTAATAGGTGGAGGAAATATCTTTAGAGGTCTATCTGGACAACAATATGGTGTAGATAGAGCTACAGGAGATACTATGGGTATGCTTGCAACTATTATGAATGGACTTGCAATGCAAAACTTTATTGAAGTACTTGGAATACCAACAAGGGTATTAACTTCAATAAGTATGCCAGAAGTAGCAGAACCATACATCAGAAGAAGAGCCATAAGACACCTTGAAAAGGGAAGAGTAGTAATTTTTTCAGCAGGAACAGGTATGCCATACTTTACAACAGATTCAGGTGGAGCAATACGTGCAATAGAAATACATGCAGATGTTCTAGCTAAAGGAACAAAAGTAGATGGTATTTATGATAAAGATCCTGTTAAGTACAGTGATGCTGTAAAATATAGTGAAGTTAGTTATGATGAAGCAATAGTAAAGAATTTAAAAGTAATGGATGCAACAGCACTGTCATTATGTAAGGAAAATTCTATGCCTATTATCGTATTTGATGCTTTAACAGAAGGAAATATGTTAAAGTTAGTTCAAGGTGAAAAAATAGGTACTGTTGTAAAATAG
- the whiA gene encoding DNA-binding protein WhiA, whose translation MQDNIISFSTKIKKEMLLIQPLTEKEIISELYGIFLSKDGIIKEEVNFKTEISYIAKRVLEDIKKLKDLEFNFSYIKSDKITSHNMYNIQLKDTNNLFSTDIDDIWLLKGIFLGNGYVKDPQKGYSMDFFLDNDRVANMVYDQLKKMDKKVFLSKKKEKNIVYIRNNEDILDLLVIFGAVNTFFSYQDTTINKEISLKITRNMNYEIANETKKIATATEQIRMINKIKDSVGLENLNNALREVAIIRLENEDLSLSELAEKLNITKSGIRNRFRRLKEIYEELEANNAKIYFKK comes from the coding sequence ATGCAAGATAATATAATATCTTTTTCAACAAAGATAAAAAAAGAAATGCTTTTAATACAACCTTTAACAGAAAAAGAAATAATTTCAGAATTATATGGAATTTTTCTATCAAAAGATGGTATAATAAAGGAAGAAGTTAATTTTAAAACTGAAATAAGCTATATTGCTAAAAGAGTTTTAGAGGATATAAAAAAATTAAAGGATTTAGAATTTAATTTTAGCTATATTAAAAGTGATAAGATTACAAGTCATAATATGTATAATATACAGTTAAAAGATACTAATAACTTATTCTCTACTGATATAGATGATATCTGGTTATTAAAAGGCATATTCCTAGGTAATGGTTATGTTAAAGATCCACAAAAAGGTTATTCTATGGATTTTTTTCTAGATAATGATAGAGTAGCAAATATGGTGTATGACCAACTTAAAAAAATGGATAAGAAAGTATTTTTATCTAAGAAAAAAGAAAAAAATATTGTATATATTAGAAATAATGAAGACATACTTGACTTATTAGTCATATTTGGAGCAGTAAATACATTTTTTAGTTATCAAGATACTACAATAAACAAGGAGATATCATTAAAGATAACAAGAAATATGAATTATGAAATTGCTAATGAAACGAAAAAAATTGCAACTGCTACTGAACAAATAAGGATGATAAATAAGATAAAAGATAGTGTAGGACTTGAAAATTTAAATAATGCACTAAGAGAAGTTGCAATAATTAGATTAGAAAATGAGGACTTATCATTATCAGAATTAGCAGAAAAATTAAATATTACAAAATCTGGTATAAGAAATAGATTTAGGAGGCTAAAAGAAATATATGAAGAACTTGAAGCAAATAATGCAAAAATATATTTTAAAAAATGA
- the frr gene encoding ribosome recycling factor: protein MLDDILLETEERMIKTVEATKVKFSHVRAGRANVSMIDGVKVDYFGQMTPLNQVGSLTAPESRLIVIDPWDKSLIPAIEKEIMKANLGFTPSNDGRVIRLVLPELTEDRRKEYVKLVKKDAEDGKIAIRNLRKEANTQLKKLEKDSEITEDELKDGETKVQKLTDKYVSGIDEILTKKEKELMSI, encoded by the coding sequence ATGTTAGATGATATCTTATTAGAAACTGAAGAAAGAATGATTAAAACTGTAGAAGCAACTAAGGTTAAATTCTCACACGTAAGAGCTGGAAGAGCTAATGTATCTATGATAGATGGAGTTAAAGTAGACTATTTTGGTCAAATGACACCTTTAAACCAAGTTGGTTCATTAACAGCACCAGAAAGCAGATTAATAGTAATTGATCCGTGGGATAAATCATTAATACCAGCTATCGAAAAGGAAATAATGAAGGCTAATTTAGGATTTACTCCATCAAATGATGGCAGAGTAATTAGATTAGTTTTACCAGAATTAACAGAAGACAGAAGAAAAGAATATGTAAAATTAGTAAAAAAAGATGCTGAAGATGGTAAAATTGCAATTAGAAATCTTAGAAAAGAAGCAAATACTCAACTAAAGAAATTAGAAAAAGATAGTGAAATAACAGAAGATGAATTAAAAGATGGAGAAACAAAGGTTCAAAAATTAACAGATAAATATGTTTCTGGAATTGATGAAATATTGACTAAAAAAGAAAAAGAATTAATGAGTATATAG
- the serS gene encoding serine--tRNA ligase translates to MLDLKYIRENSDEVKKFLKARNSDFDLDVVLDLDKKRREILGEVEALKNKRNESSTLIGKLKREKKDASELLKEMQTIGDSIKSLDENLAKVEEKLNYLLYRIPNKLHSSVPFGKDEDENVEVRRWGTPRKFDFPIKTHDELGVALDILDFERGSKLAGSRFTVYKKQAARLERALINFMLDTHTNEHGFTEIMTPQMAKREIMTGTGQLPKFEDDMYKIEGEELFLIPTAEVTLTNLFNQEILEEDELPKYICGFTACFRKEAGAGGKDLKGLIRQHQFNKVEMVKIAHPKNSYEELEHMVNCAEHILQKLNLPYRVITLCSGDLGFSAAKTYDIEVWVPSQNKYREISSCSNTEDFQARRAMIKYRAKDDKKSYFVHTLNGSGLAVGRTVVAIMENYQQEDGSIVIPDALVPYMGGQKVISK, encoded by the coding sequence ATGTTAGACTTAAAGTATATAAGAGAAAATAGTGACGAAGTAAAGAAATTTTTAAAAGCTAGAAACAGTGATTTTGATTTAGATGTAGTATTAGACTTGGATAAGAAAAGAAGAGAAATACTAGGTGAAGTTGAAGCATTAAAGAATAAGAGAAATGAATCAAGTACTTTAATAGGAAAATTAAAAAGAGAAAAGAAAGACGCAAGCGAACTATTAAAAGAAATGCAAACAATAGGTGATAGTATAAAGAGTTTAGATGAAAACTTAGCTAAGGTTGAAGAAAAATTAAACTATCTACTATACAGAATACCTAATAAATTACATAGTTCAGTTCCATTCGGTAAGGATGAAGATGAAAATGTAGAAGTTAGAAGATGGGGTACACCTCGTAAATTTGATTTTCCAATTAAAACACATGACGAATTAGGTGTTGCACTAGATATATTAGATTTTGAAAGAGGATCAAAACTTGCAGGATCAAGATTTACAGTATACAAAAAACAAGCTGCAAGATTAGAAAGAGCATTAATTAACTTTATGCTAGATACACATACTAATGAACATGGATTCACAGAAATAATGACACCACAAATGGCAAAAAGAGAAATAATGACAGGTACAGGTCAATTACCTAAATTTGAAGACGATATGTATAAGATAGAAGGAGAAGAATTATTCTTAATCCCAACAGCTGAAGTTACATTGACTAATCTATTTAATCAAGAAATTTTAGAAGAAGATGAATTACCAAAATACATATGTGGATTTACAGCTTGTTTTAGAAAAGAAGCAGGTGCAGGTGGAAAAGATTTAAAAGGATTAATTAGACAACACCAATTTAATAAGGTAGAAATGGTTAAAATTGCACATCCTAAGAATTCATATGAAGAATTAGAACATATGGTTAACTGTGCAGAACATATACTACAAAAATTGAATTTACCTTATAGAGTAATTACATTATGTAGTGGAGATTTAGGATTCTCTGCAGCTAAGACATATGATATAGAAGTATGGGTTCCTAGTCAAAATAAATATAGAGAAATTTCATCATGCTCAAATACTGAAGACTTCCAAGCAAGAAGAGCAATGATAAAATATAGAGCAAAAGACGATAAAAAGAGCTATTTTGTACACACATTAAATGGATCAGGACTTGCTGTTGGAAGAACTGTAGTAGCAATAATGGAAAATTATCAACAAGAAGATGGAAGTATAGTTATACCTGATGCATTAGTACCATATATGGGAGGACAAAAAGTAATTTCTAAATGA
- the dut gene encoding dUTP diphosphatase, translating into MNIKRMDKRAILPTYGTKYSAGADLYALLDEDLVIAPSETVLVHTGICMEIPTGLVGLVFARSGLATKKGLAPANKVGVIDSDYRGEIMVPLHNHTKEEKVIKHGERIAQIIFMPYIMEQFDEVDELSETVRGEGGFGSTGR; encoded by the coding sequence ATGAATATAAAGAGAATGGATAAAAGGGCTATATTGCCTACATATGGGACAAAATATTCAGCTGGAGCTGACTTATATGCTTTATTAGATGAAGATTTAGTAATAGCACCATCTGAAACTGTATTAGTACATACAGGTATATGTATGGAAATACCAACTGGTTTGGTAGGTTTAGTTTTTGCAAGAAGTGGACTAGCAACAAAAAAAGGTCTAGCACCTGCAAATAAGGTGGGAGTAATTGATAGTGATTATAGGGGAGAAATAATGGTACCTCTACACAATCATACTAAAGAAGAAAAAGTAATAAAGCATGGTGAAAGAATTGCACAAATTATATTTATGCCATATATTATGGAACAATTTGATGAAGTTGATGAACTTAGTGAAACTGTAAGAGGTGAAGGTGGATTTGGAAGTACAGGAAGATAA
- the typA gene encoding translational GTPase TypA — protein sequence MQKIKNIAIIAHVDHGKTTLVDALLRQSGTFSSHQKVEERVMDNNDLERERGITIFSKNASIHYKDYKINIVDTPGHADFGGEVQRILKMVDSVLLLVDAFEGVMPQTKYVLKQALDHGLCPIVVINKIDRPHCTPEEIVNNVFDLFVELGANEKQLDFPIVYTSAKMGISKLDLNSDHSDMKDLFETILKYANDPSGDENKPLQMQIMNTEYDDYVGKLGTGRIYNGKISRNQEVAIVKRNGDVVKAKIGRIYTYEGLKRVETETATCGEIITIAGIDHIDIGETICDKDNVKALPLIEIDEPTLSMTFMVNSSPFAGRDGKFITSRNILERLQKEVSHNVSMRLELTNSADAFIVKGRGELQLSILLENMRREGYEVAVSRPQVIYKQINGEKCEPIELVTVDVNSDFSGVVIEKLGLRKGELISMTPNNDGYTRLEFKVPSRGLLGFTNEFLTETKGTGILNHTFLEYEKYKGDIATGKKGALIAIEAGVCYAYALNNLQPRGILFVEPGDEVYEGMVVGEHTKDNDLVVNTCKSKKLTNMRAAGSDDNVNLAPAKKFTLELALEYISDDELVEITPNHLRLRKRILSELERRKHRNQLSREEI from the coding sequence ATGCAAAAGATAAAAAATATAGCGATAATAGCTCACGTTGACCATGGTAAAACAACATTAGTCGATGCACTATTACGCCAATCAGGAACTTTTTCAAGTCATCAAAAAGTTGAAGAAAGAGTTATGGATAATAACGACCTTGAAAGAGAAAGAGGTATTACAATATTCTCAAAAAATGCCTCTATACATTATAAGGACTATAAGATAAACATAGTTGATACTCCAGGACATGCTGATTTTGGTGGTGAAGTACAAAGAATTTTAAAAATGGTAGATTCTGTACTTTTACTTGTAGACGCTTTTGAAGGTGTTATGCCTCAAACAAAATACGTACTAAAACAAGCATTAGATCATGGATTATGCCCTATTGTTGTAATAAATAAGATTGATAGACCACACTGTACACCAGAAGAAATTGTTAACAACGTCTTTGACTTATTTGTCGAACTAGGTGCTAATGAAAAACAATTAGACTTCCCTATAGTCTACACTAGTGCAAAAATGGGAATCTCAAAGCTTGATTTAAATAGTGATCATAGTGATATGAAAGACTTATTTGAAACAATCTTAAAATATGCAAATGATCCATCTGGTGATGAAAATAAACCCTTACAAATGCAAATTATGAATACTGAGTATGATGATTATGTTGGGAAACTTGGAACAGGTAGAATATATAATGGGAAAATATCAAGAAACCAAGAAGTTGCCATTGTTAAAAGAAATGGTGATGTAGTAAAAGCTAAAATAGGAAGAATCTATACATATGAAGGACTAAAAAGAGTAGAAACTGAAACTGCAACTTGTGGTGAAATTATTACCATTGCAGGTATAGACCATATAGATATAGGGGAAACTATTTGTGATAAAGATAATGTTAAGGCTTTACCTTTAATAGAAATTGATGAACCTACTTTATCAATGACATTTATGGTTAATTCTTCACCTTTTGCAGGTCGTGATGGTAAGTTCATTACTTCAAGAAATATACTAGAAAGACTACAAAAAGAAGTAAGCCATAATGTAAGTATGAGATTAGAATTAACAAATAGTGCTGATGCCTTTATTGTAAAAGGTAGAGGTGAATTACAATTATCTATACTACTTGAAAATATGAGAAGAGAAGGATATGAAGTTGCTGTTTCAAGACCACAAGTTATCTACAAACAAATTAATGGTGAAAAATGTGAACCTATAGAACTTGTTACAGTAGATGTTAACAGTGATTTTAGTGGTGTTGTTATAGAAAAGCTTGGTTTGAGAAAAGGTGAGTTAATAAGTATGACACCTAATAATGATGGATATACTAGACTAGAATTTAAAGTTCCATCACGTGGATTATTAGGATTTACTAATGAATTCTTAACTGAAACTAAGGGTACTGGTATACTAAATCATACTTTCCTTGAATATGAAAAGTATAAGGGAGATATAGCTACTGGTAAAAAAGGTGCATTAATTGCAATAGAAGCTGGTGTTTGTTATGCATATGCATTAAATAACCTTCAACCAAGAGGTATACTATTTGTTGAACCTGGTGATGAAGTTTATGAAGGTATGGTAGTTGGTGAACATACAAAAGATAATGATCTTGTTGTAAATACATGTAAGAGTAAGAAATTAACTAACATGAGAGCAGCAGGTTCAGATGACAATGTTAATCTAGCTCCTGCTAAAAAGTTCACACTTGAATTAGCACTAGAATATATTTCAGATGATGAATTAGTTGAAATAACACCTAATCATTTGAGATTGAGAAAGAGAATACTATCTGAACTTGAAAGAAGAAAACATAGAAATCAATTAAGTAGAGAAGAAATTTAA
- a CDS encoding O-antigen ligase family protein encodes MEVQEDKILSTLILLLSVVLGISYIATTILLIMILCYSLYKGYNLKFKKIYLLFLFNIPICVYYRNYLGILVDIALIAFFYVSYIRNRIDYNLVVRYSSYMAVVEIVLSLLLRERAGVYSFFNPNYYGAFLALLIVYYHIKKYDRKYLLVFIIALLLTGSRFALVSLILTYALVLLDKNRVLGSIALIISLIYFYLVYKGIVPFVRADTISKYLDLRLWIYQLGIKGMSHGFLLGHGPTYFYEYSKHVYPHSHNILIEYILSYGLIGLVYALYNISEVKFNKKKILVIALIMIHGLADYTIFWPQVALVFLTLF; translated from the coding sequence TTGGAAGTACAGGAAGATAAAATACTTTCTACACTTATATTATTATTGTCTGTTGTGTTAGGAATTTCATACATAGCTACAACTATTTTATTAATTATGATATTATGTTATTCCTTGTATAAGGGGTATAACTTAAAATTTAAAAAGATATATTTATTATTTTTATTCAATATACCCATTTGTGTGTATTATAGGAATTATTTAGGGATATTAGTAGATATAGCATTAATTGCCTTTTTCTATGTTTCGTATATTAGAAATAGGATAGACTATAACTTGGTTGTGAGATATAGTTCATATATGGCAGTAGTTGAAATAGTATTATCGCTATTGTTACGTGAGAGAGCTGGTGTATATAGCTTTTTTAATCCGAATTATTATGGAGCATTTCTTGCCTTATTAATAGTATATTATCATATAAAAAAATATGATAGGAAGTACTTGTTGGTGTTTATAATAGCACTACTATTAACAGGTTCTAGATTTGCACTTGTCTCCCTTATACTAACATATGCTTTAGTACTACTTGATAAAAATAGAGTATTAGGAAGTATAGCACTTATTATTTCGCTTATATACTTTTATTTAGTCTATAAAGGTATAGTGCCATTTGTTAGGGCAGATACTATAAGTAAATATTTAGATTTAAGACTATGGATATATCAGCTAGGAATAAAGGGTATGTCACATGGATTTTTATTAGGTCATGGACCAACGTATTTTTATGAGTATTCAAAACACGTATATCCACATTCGCATAATATATTAATAGAATATATATTAAGCTATGGCTTAATAGGACTAGTTTATGCATTGTATAATATAAGTGAAGTTAAGTTTAATAAGAAAAAAATATTGGTTATAGCCTTAATTATGATACATGGGTTAGCAGATTACACAATTTTTTGGCCTCAAGTAGCTCTAGTATTTTTAACATTATTCTAA
- a CDS encoding rod shape-determining protein, whose protein sequence is MSLSKIINFFRVNKNLAIDLGTSNVLIYDRHKRKIVLNEPSVIVRDKKTNKVIAVGREAREMLGKNPDSIEVIKPLKDGVISDDNSARDMLSEFMKKVYGVSPFKPDIMICIPIEVNTVDKRALFESVRGAKRVYLIEEGRAAIIGSGVNISLPMGSMVIDIGGGSTDIAILSLNEIVASKSIKMAGNTLDQDIARYVKTNLNLVIGDRTAEKIKKELATAVKLSEDENIKMPVKGRSLSTNTPMELEISANQVQEAIGRTIESMVDSVKEVLSKCPPELAADILDNGIVLTGGGALIKHLDKYIEEKTKVPVKIAEKPLESVVVGAGLAFDNKALLKTLLMREN, encoded by the coding sequence ATGAGTTTAAGTAAGATTATTAATTTTTTTAGAGTTAATAAGAATCTGGCAATAGATCTTGGTACATCTAATGTATTAATTTATGATAGACATAAAAGAAAAATAGTATTAAATGAACCATCAGTAATAGTTAGAGATAAGAAGACAAACAAGGTTATTGCTGTTGGTCGTGAAGCAAGAGAGATGTTAGGTAAGAATCCAGATTCTATTGAGGTAATAAAGCCACTAAAAGATGGAGTAATATCAGATGATAATTCAGCACGTGATATGTTAAGTGAATTTATGAAAAAAGTTTATGGTGTATCACCATTTAAACCTGATATTATGATATGTATACCAATAGAAGTAAATACAGTAGACAAAAGAGCTTTATTCGAATCTGTTAGAGGAGCTAAAAGAGTTTATCTAATCGAAGAAGGTAGGGCAGCTATTATTGGTTCTGGAGTAAATATATCACTACCTATGGGAAGCATGGTAATAGATATAGGGGGAGGATCAACAGATATAGCGATATTATCACTTAATGAAATAGTAGCAAGTAAGTCAATAAAGATGGCAGGTAATACACTAGATCAAGATATTGCAAGATATGTAAAAACTAATTTAAATTTAGTAATAGGTGATAGAACTGCTGAAAAGATAAAAAAAGAACTTGCAACAGCTGTAAAATTAAGCGAAGATGAAAATATTAAAATGCCTGTAAAAGGAAGATCTTTATCTACAAATACACCTATGGAATTAGAAATAAGTGCAAATCAAGTACAAGAAGCTATAGGAAGAACAATAGAATCTATGGTAGATAGTGTAAAAGAAGTATTAAGTAAATGCCCTCCTGAATTAGCAGCAGATATACTAGATAATGGTATAGTTCTAACAGGTGGAGGAGCTTTAATTAAGCATCTTGATAAATATATAGAAGAAAAAACAAAAGTTCCTGTAAAAATTGCTGAAAAACCATTGGAATCAGTAGTTGTAGGAGCAGGACTTGCTTTTGATAATAAGGCGTTGTTAAAAACTTTACTTATGAGGGAAAATTAA
- a CDS encoding MATE family efflux transporter, producing MKYRELTMEDRRRIILEGNVLKTLFLLSIPTIMMAIVQAMIPFTDGLYLNHIIGPERTGAITYSQPTINIMLGLSQGLGVAAMAMVGQMAGKGDVKEVKKISLQVLVFGIFCGIVLIPVSLFVASYISTTVTKDMTNDVYLYLSLYSLVIPFQFMASIFNSIKDGTGNPEASFCRMVVLLILKVFFNFIFLELLRLDIKGAVFASLSAYIVVSFWMYYDLFLKKYEYQLNINDYRFRFSIIKTLIKIGIPSMISYMMINLGFLLINMEISKYGAIVIAGLGIASNINSLCFQLPSCISTTVTTMVSLNIGVGNKEKAKKIYKIGLTIATIIALVTLGIIIPNVTKLTLLFTSHEKVLNVADSALKIYTYSILPYGIFMICQAIFNALGRTTVPLIMSFLRIWLFRYVFILCTQKYLSYYSVFYGNLFSNVVAAIFFIIIIYRIKWESGIKYAR from the coding sequence TTGAAATACAGAGAATTAACAATGGAAGACAGAAGAAGAATAATTTTAGAAGGGAATGTTCTAAAGACACTTTTTCTATTAAGTATTCCAACAATTATGATGGCAATAGTACAAGCCATGATACCATTTACTGATGGACTATACTTAAATCATATAATAGGTCCAGAAAGAACTGGTGCAATAACTTATTCACAACCTACTATAAACATTATGTTAGGTCTATCACAAGGATTAGGTGTTGCAGCAATGGCAATGGTAGGTCAAATGGCAGGTAAAGGAGATGTAAAAGAAGTAAAAAAAATATCCTTACAGGTTTTAGTGTTTGGGATATTTTGTGGTATAGTTCTAATTCCAGTTAGCCTATTTGTTGCATCATATATATCAACAACAGTAACAAAAGATATGACTAATGATGTATACCTATATCTATCGCTATATTCATTAGTAATACCTTTTCAATTTATGGCGTCAATATTTAATTCTATTAAAGATGGAACTGGTAATCCAGAAGCATCGTTTTGTAGAATGGTAGTTCTTTTAATATTGAAAGTATTCTTTAACTTCATATTCCTAGAATTATTAAGATTGGATATAAAGGGGGCAGTATTTGCTTCATTATCTGCATATATAGTAGTAAGCTTTTGGATGTATTATGACTTATTCTTAAAAAAATATGAATATCAATTAAACATTAATGATTATAGATTCCGTTTTTCAATAATAAAGACATTGATAAAAATAGGGATACCATCAATGATAAGCTATATGATGATAAACTTAGGATTCTTACTAATTAATATGGAAATAAGTAAGTATGGAGCAATAGTTATAGCTGGTCTTGGTATAGCAAGTAATATAAACAGTTTATGCTTCCAACTACCATCATGTATAAGTACAACAGTTACAACTATGGTAAGTTTGAATATAGGAGTGGGTAATAAGGAAAAAGCTAAGAAGATATATAAGATAGGGTTAACAATTGCAACAATAATTGCACTTGTAACTTTAGGTATAATAATACCGAATGTTACTAAGTTAACACTACTATTTACATCACATGAAAAAGTATTGAATGTAGCTGACTCAGCATTAAAGATTTACACTTATTCTATACTACCATATGGTATATTTATGATATGCCAAGCAATATTTAATGCCCTAGGTAGAACAACAGTACCATTAATAATGAGTTTTCTTAGAATATGGTTATTTAGATATGTCTTTATACTATGTACGCAAAAATACTTATCATATTATTCAGTATTTTATGGTAACCTATTTTCAAATGTAGTAGCAGCAATTTTCTTTATTATAATAATATATAGAATTAAGTGGGAATCAGGAATAAAATATGCAAGATAA
- a CDS encoding PTS sugar transporter subunit IIA, translated as MGFFDLFKKKETNTKKVLIAPITGDVVPLDTVKDETFASKMLGDGVAIEPKESGVMLAPMDGVVDITPTLHAFTLESSDGVSILVHLGVDTVKLNGKGFEQLVESGTKVKAGDGIIKYDLAFLKENAPSVTSPVIVLESDEYKNIQKYEGQSVHAGQEKIIEIEK; from the coding sequence ATGGGATTTTTTGATTTATTTAAAAAGAAAGAAACAAACACAAAAAAAGTTCTAATAGCACCTATAACAGGAGATGTAGTACCTTTAGACACAGTTAAGGATGAAACTTTTGCATCAAAGATGCTAGGAGACGGTGTTGCAATTGAACCCAAAGAATCTGGCGTTATGTTAGCGCCTATGGATGGAGTAGTGGATATAACTCCAACATTACATGCATTCACTCTAGAATCAAGTGATGGAGTTAGTATATTAGTCCATTTAGGTGTAGATACTGTAAAATTAAATGGTAAGGGATTTGAACAATTAGTTGAATCAGGTACCAAAGTTAAAGCAGGAGATGGTATAATTAAATATGATTTAGCATTCTTAAAAGAAAATGCACCATCTGTAACATCACCAGTAATAGTTTTAGAATCAGATGAATACAAAAATATTCAAAAATACGAAGGTCAATCTGTGCATGCAGGACAAGAAAAGATAATAGAAATAGAAAAATAA
- a CDS encoding GH25 family lysozyme, which produces MKKFIVFLVIINIMLIMANLEFSGVLYHNDLRASNYPIHGIDISHHQIRINWTKVDKNYKFVLMKATEGKDFMDTDFLYNWNKAQLNGFKVGAYHFFSMLSSGRDQALYYMSKVPIVSDSFPPIIDVEISRKYDKDRVIAELKEMIDLLEEKYNKRVIIYTDYKSYNNFLKGELEDNPLWIRDIKNYPKIKESKRWIIWQYSNRGRVDGIDGFTDKNVLRYNDMNLYINKIQAK; this is translated from the coding sequence ATGAAAAAGTTTATAGTATTCCTTGTAATAATTAATATTATGCTAATAATGGCGAACTTAGAGTTTTCTGGGGTTTTATACCATAATGATTTGAGGGCAAGTAATTACCCAATTCATGGGATAGATATTTCTCACCATCAAATAAGAATTAATTGGACAAAAGTAGACAAGAATTACAAATTTGTTTTAATGAAGGCAACAGAAGGAAAAGATTTTATGGATACAGACTTTCTATATAATTGGAATAAAGCCCAATTAAATGGATTTAAGGTAGGTGCATATCATTTTTTCTCAATGTTATCTAGTGGAAGAGATCAAGCATTATACTATATGTCCAAAGTACCTATTGTAAGTGATAGCTTTCCACCAATAATAGATGTAGAAATCTCAAGAAAATATGATAAGGATAGAGTAATAGCAGAATTAAAAGAAATGATAGACTTATTAGAAGAAAAATATAACAAGAGAGTTATAATCTATACGGACTATAAGTCATATAATAATTTTCTAAAGGGTGAGTTGGAAGATAATCCTTTATGGATAAGAGATATAAAGAATTACCCTAAAATAAAAGAAAGTAAAAGATGGATAATATGGCAGTATTCTAATCGTGGAAGAGTAGACGGTATAGATGGCTTTACGGATAAAAACGTTTTGAGATATAACGATATGAATTTATACATTAATAAAATACAGGCAAAATAG
- a CDS encoding thioesterase family protein, whose protein sequence is MKNILIGSILKKDMIVTENDLATIWGSGKAKVYATPCMISFMELTSTELIDQFLENDEITVGTMVNIRHLKASPVGAKITCRAEITSVNGRLINLNVDCYMNDDILIGTGTHQRCIVEKEKFENKCYNKKEI, encoded by the coding sequence ATGAAAAACATATTAATTGGTTCAATTTTAAAAAAAGATATGATAGTAACTGAAAATGATTTAGCAACTATTTGGGGTTCTGGAAAGGCAAAAGTTTATGCAACACCTTGCATGATTTCCTTTATGGAATTAACATCTACTGAATTAATTGATCAATTTTTAGAAAATGATGAAATTACTGTTGGTACTATGGTAAATATTCGTCACCTAAAAGCAAGTCCTGTTGGGGCAAAGATAACTTGCAGAGCAGAAATTACTTCTGTTAATGGAAGATTAATTAACCTTAATGTAGACTGCTATATGAATGATGATATATTAATAGGTACAGGTACTCATCAAAGATGTATCGTAGAAAAAGAAAAATTTGAAAATAAATGCTATAACAAAAAGGAGATATAA